A genomic segment from Deinococcus sp. YIM 77859 encodes:
- a CDS encoding phosphoadenylyl-sulfate reductase, giving the protein MTALENRAEVRTPEQGGEPLATAPSFTPDTDPREIIRWALAQHPDLLMPSAFNLNGVVLLDLAVRAGYRGEVVFVDTGYHFPETLATRDRLAARYPELTFVTLHGGAHPEDGQTAPDLYASDPDACCAARKVAPLQAYLREKMPSALLNARSRDQASTRADIPFVETGGARVKVNPLAYWTRERLEAYAREHDLPVNPLYWDGFLSIGCWPCTRAVRPGEDARAGRWAGKGKTECGLWTGENRL; this is encoded by the coding sequence ATGACCGCTTTGGAAAACCGCGCCGAGGTGCGGACGCCCGAACAGGGAGGCGAACCGCTGGCGACCGCGCCGAGCTTTACCCCCGACACCGACCCCCGCGAGATCATCCGCTGGGCGCTGGCACAGCACCCCGACCTGCTGATGCCGAGTGCCTTTAACCTCAACGGCGTGGTGCTGCTTGATCTGGCTGTGCGGGCGGGTTACCGGGGTGAGGTGGTGTTTGTAGACACGGGCTACCACTTCCCCGAGACGCTAGCGACGCGTGACCGTCTCGCGGCCCGTTACCCGGAACTCACCTTTGTCACGCTGCACGGGGGCGCACATCCCGAAGACGGGCAGACCGCACCCGACCTGTACGCGAGTGACCCCGACGCCTGCTGTGCGGCGCGCAAGGTGGCGCCCCTCCAGGCCTATCTTCGGGAGAAAATGCCCTCCGCCCTGCTGAATGCCCGCAGCCGCGACCAAGCGAGCACCCGCGCCGATATCCCCTTTGTAGAAACCGGCGGCGCGCGCGTCAAGGTCAATCCCCTGGCCTACTGGACCCGCGAGCGCCTAGAAGCCTACGCGAGAGAACACGACCTGCCGGTAAACCCACTGTACTGGGACGGCTTTCTGAGCATCGGCTGCTGGCCCTGCACCCGCGCCGTTCGGCCCGGTGAGGACGCCCGTGCGGGCCGCTGGGCCGGGAAGGGCAAAACCGAGTGCGGGCTGTGGACCGGGGAAAACAGGCTGTAA
- the sat gene encoding sulfate adenylyltransferase — MTTLSSSLLLPTPLGGTLVNRVRRPGHDFDGAELAACPQLELSARSYADLEMLATGAYSPLTGFLGEADYLSVIEHMRLADGTPWSIPITLPVSREAAGQYTGRVVLTRGGEPVGTLDVQERFEAQKSLEAREVYRTEDPAHPGVAALYAQGDVYLAGPVTLFAVPRGAFPQHHRTPAEVREVIEARGWRTTVAFQTRNPIHRAHEYLHKVTLELVDGLLLHPLVGQTKGDDVPAATRVKAYEVLLEKYYPQARTLLSVYPAAMRYAGPREAILHALSRRNYGVTHFIVGRDHAGVGNYYGTYDAQEIFSAYTPEELGIRILKFEHTFYCRTCGQLVSPRTCPHDASHHLVLSGTKVRERLRAGEKLPSEFTRPEVAEVLREAYTTQD; from the coding sequence ATGACGACGCTCTCCTCTTCTCTTCTCCTTCCGACTCCCCTGGGCGGCACCCTGGTGAACCGGGTGCGGCGCCCTGGCCATGACTTCGATGGGGCGGAACTCGCTGCCTGTCCCCAGCTGGAACTGAGTGCCCGGTCCTATGCCGATCTGGAGATGCTGGCCACGGGGGCCTACTCCCCGCTCACAGGCTTTCTGGGTGAGGCGGATTACCTCAGCGTCATCGAGCATATGCGGCTCGCAGACGGCACGCCCTGGAGCATTCCCATCACCCTGCCGGTGAGCCGCGAGGCAGCGGGACAGTACACGGGCCGCGTGGTGCTGACGCGCGGCGGAGAACCGGTGGGCACACTGGACGTGCAGGAACGCTTTGAGGCGCAAAAGAGCCTGGAGGCGCGTGAAGTGTACCGCACGGAAGACCCCGCCCACCCCGGTGTAGCGGCGCTGTACGCCCAGGGCGACGTGTACCTGGCCGGGCCGGTCACCCTGTTTGCGGTGCCGCGCGGCGCCTTTCCGCAGCATCACCGCACGCCCGCAGAAGTGCGTGAGGTGATCGAGGCGCGCGGCTGGCGCACCACCGTCGCCTTCCAGACCCGCAACCCGATTCACCGGGCGCACGAGTACCTGCACAAGGTCACGCTGGAACTGGTGGACGGCCTGCTGCTGCACCCCCTGGTCGGGCAGACCAAGGGGGACGACGTCCCCGCCGCGACGCGCGTCAAGGCCTACGAGGTGCTGCTGGAGAAGTACTACCCGCAAGCCCGCACCCTGCTGAGCGTGTACCCCGCCGCGATGCGCTACGCCGGACCGCGCGAGGCGATCTTGCACGCGCTCTCGCGGCGCAACTACGGGGTGACCCACTTCATTGTGGGCCGTGACCACGCGGGCGTGGGGAACTACTACGGCACCTACGACGCGCAGGAAATCTTTTCGGCGTACACCCCGGAGGAGTTGGGGATCCGCATCCTGAAGTTCGAGCACACCTTCTACTGCCGCACCTGCGGACAGCTTGTCAGCCCGCGCACCTGCCCGCACGACGCTTCGCACCACCTGGTGCTGAGCGGCACCAAGGTCCGCGAGCGGCTGCGCGCCGGGGAGAAACTCCCCAGCGAATTCACTCGGCCCGAGGTGGCCGAGGTGCTGCGCGAAGCGTATACCACTCAGGATTAA
- a CDS encoding ABC transporter substrate-binding protein: MRRTLALLAALLATAAHGQSATTVRLGFFPNLTHAPALVGLERGTFQKALGNVRLDAREFVSGTTLMEAFAAGQLDLAYVGPGPAINGATRGMPLQIVAGASEAGAVLIARKDSGIKTYKDLAGKRVAVPSLGNTQDISLRHLLGEQGLKAQTDGGNVTVTPVPPADIAAAFAAKRVDATLVPEPWGALLESQGHRLVGNEKTVWREGEYPTTIVIVNARFAQANPALVSAFLRAHADAVTFLNKNPAAAQRAVNSQLEKLTGQKLDLRVLQRAMTRTRFTTALRAEALNEYAQLNVEAGYARSVPDLQRFINTAFLKK, translated from the coding sequence ATGCGCCGTACCCTGGCCCTGCTGGCCGCCCTGCTCGCCACCGCCGCTCACGGCCAGTCCGCCACGACGGTCCGCCTCGGTTTTTTCCCCAACCTCACCCATGCCCCCGCCCTGGTTGGGCTGGAGCGGGGCACCTTTCAAAAGGCGCTGGGCAACGTGCGGCTAGACGCGCGCGAGTTCGTCTCCGGGACCACCCTGATGGAGGCCTTTGCTGCAGGTCAGCTGGATCTCGCCTATGTCGGTCCCGGTCCGGCGATCAACGGGGCCACGCGCGGCATGCCCCTTCAGATTGTCGCGGGAGCGAGCGAGGCGGGGGCTGTCCTCATCGCGCGCAAGGATAGCGGCATCAAGACGTACAAGGACCTCGCTGGAAAGCGGGTGGCGGTGCCCAGCCTGGGCAACACGCAGGACATCAGCCTGCGCCACCTCCTGGGTGAACAGGGCTTGAAGGCACAGACGGACGGCGGCAACGTCACCGTGACGCCCGTTCCACCCGCCGACATCGCGGCGGCTTTTGCCGCCAAGCGGGTGGACGCGACGCTGGTCCCAGAACCGTGGGGCGCACTGCTGGAATCTCAGGGTCATCGCCTGGTCGGCAACGAGAAGACGGTGTGGCGCGAAGGGGAGTACCCCACCACGATCGTGATCGTGAATGCGCGCTTTGCCCAGGCCAACCCTGCGCTGGTCTCAGCCTTTCTTAGGGCCCATGCCGACGCCGTCACCTTCCTGAACAAGAACCCAGCGGCGGCGCAGCGGGCCGTAAACAGCCAGCTTGAGAAGCTGACCGGGCAGAAGCTCGACCTGCGGGTGTTGCAACGCGCCATGACGCGTACGCGCTTCACGACCGCCCTCCGGGCTGAAGCGCTCAACGAGTACGCGCAGTTGAACGTGGAAGCTGGGTATGCCCGCAGCGTGCCGGACCTCCAGCGCTTTATCAACACCGCATTCCTGAAAAAGTAA
- a CDS encoding MATE family efflux transporter: MSAAPVLPSESIQARAPAREVAAIAVPVSLEMVLQLVLTFVNQVVVGSLGAVAVAAVGLSGSVGFLFFVTLGALGSGTSILIARRAGAADQAGVNGTLAVALAVSTLLAVLVTVLVIPGAAGLLGWAGGAADVTTLAVPYLQVSMLALVPGVIGGILSGALRSLGHARTPMVATMVTVLVESLAALGLVFGVGPLPPLGVVGAAWALVLAQTLKALLLAGLVYGPRRLAAFRLPSPGTRRAVAGPLLTLSAPIGLTEFLWSLGGFLYAAVFARVGTQALAASQIVGTLEGIFIVGSFGLMSAATVLIGRALGAGDASGARGWLNRVSRTGLLTGLGFGLLFALSALLLPLLFPAVGADVRAIAAGGILINAAAQVIKVRNMILGGGVLPSAGDGKGVITGDVVGAFVVGLPLAILLGLYTPLGVWGVFLARVLDEVAKVLIFEWRRRRVNWEALAAAQGGAP, translated from the coding sequence ATGTCTGCTGCTCCTGTTCTCCCCTCTGAATCGATTCAAGCCCGCGCGCCCGCACGCGAGGTGGCCGCCATCGCCGTTCCTGTCAGCCTGGAGATGGTGCTGCAACTGGTGCTCACCTTTGTGAATCAGGTGGTGGTGGGGTCGCTGGGGGCGGTGGCCGTGGCGGCGGTCGGGCTCTCGGGGAGTGTGGGCTTCCTGTTTTTCGTGACGCTGGGGGCGCTGGGCTCGGGGACCAGCATTCTGATCGCTCGGCGCGCCGGGGCGGCAGACCAGGCGGGCGTCAACGGAACGCTGGCGGTGGCGCTGGCCGTCAGCACGCTGCTGGCCGTGCTGGTGACTGTGCTCGTCATTCCCGGCGCGGCGGGCCTGCTGGGGTGGGCGGGCGGCGCGGCGGACGTCACCACCCTGGCCGTGCCGTACCTCCAGGTGAGCATGCTGGCCCTGGTGCCCGGTGTGATCGGCGGGATTCTGAGTGGCGCGCTGCGGTCCCTGGGCCACGCGCGAACGCCGATGGTCGCCACGATGGTCACTGTCCTGGTGGAGAGCCTTGCCGCATTGGGCTTGGTGTTCGGGGTCGGCCCGCTCCCGCCGCTGGGGGTGGTGGGCGCGGCCTGGGCGCTGGTGCTCGCGCAGACGCTCAAGGCTCTGCTGCTGGCCGGGCTGGTGTACGGGCCGCGCCGCCTGGCCGCCTTCCGCCTGCCCAGCCCCGGCACGCGCCGCGCTGTTGCTGGGCCGCTGCTCACCCTCTCTGCGCCCATCGGCCTGACCGAGTTTCTGTGGAGCCTGGGGGGCTTTCTCTACGCCGCGGTCTTCGCGCGGGTGGGCACGCAGGCGCTGGCGGCCAGTCAGATCGTGGGCACCCTGGAGGGGATCTTCATCGTGGGGAGTTTTGGCCTGATGAGCGCGGCCACGGTCCTGATCGGGCGCGCTTTGGGCGCGGGGGACGCCTCTGGGGCGCGAGGCTGGCTGAACCGTGTCTCCCGCACCGGCCTGCTGACCGGGCTGGGCTTTGGTCTGCTCTTTGCCCTCAGCGCGCTGCTGTTGCCGCTGCTGTTTCCCGCCGTTGGCGCAGATGTGCGGGCCATCGCCGCCGGGGGCATCCTGATCAACGCCGCCGCGCAGGTCATCAAGGTGCGGAACATGATTTTGGGAGGCGGCGTGCTTCCCAGCGCCGGTGACGGAAAGGGCGTCATCACGGGTGATGTCGTCGGGGCCTTTGTCGTCGGCTTGCCCCTGGCTATTCTCCTGGGCCTGTATACCCCACTGGGCGTGTGGGGTGTCTTTCTGGCCCGCGTGCTGGACGAGGTCGCCAAGGTGCTGATTTTCGAGTGGCGGCGCCGCCGCGTGAACTGGGAGGCGCTGGCGGCGGCGCAGGGAGGTGCCCCCTGA
- a CDS encoding ABC transporter ATP-binding protein: MTATMTRSTTSAGVAPQGVPLTLDRVTYRYGRGHAGVGPLDLQVRAGEFLCVVGPSGSGKSTLLSLLAGFLHPQAGEIRLGNTPLRGPDPRLTLVQQEPALFPWRTVAGNVAFGLERQRLPRAERATRVEDTLKLVGLGGYGPRRVHQLSGGQRQRVSLARALAVQPQLLLLDEPFSALDDRTRTVLADELLAIWWARKITVVFVTHHLEEALALGQRVVALRAGEIALDAAARELSVGQLREMLEG; the protein is encoded by the coding sequence ATGACGGCCACGATGACCCGTTCCACCACCAGTGCCGGCGTCGCTCCGCAGGGAGTTCCCCTCACGCTGGACCGCGTGACCTACCGGTACGGCCGCGGCCACGCGGGTGTGGGGCCCCTGGATCTCCAGGTGCGGGCCGGAGAGTTCCTGTGCGTGGTCGGGCCCTCCGGCAGCGGCAAGAGCACGCTGCTGTCCCTGCTCGCGGGCTTTTTGCACCCCCAGGCAGGTGAGATTCGCCTGGGAAACACGCCACTTCGGGGCCCAGACCCCCGCCTGACCCTGGTTCAGCAGGAGCCCGCGCTCTTTCCCTGGCGTACGGTTGCTGGAAATGTCGCCTTTGGTCTGGAACGTCAGCGCCTTCCGCGCGCGGAGCGGGCCACCCGCGTAGAAGACACCCTGAAGCTCGTGGGCCTAGGCGGCTACGGCCCCCGCCGCGTGCACCAGCTCTCGGGTGGCCAGCGGCAGCGCGTGAGCCTGGCCCGTGCCCTGGCCGTACAGCCCCAGCTTCTGCTGCTCGACGAGCCCTTCAGCGCCCTGGACGACCGCACGCGCACGGTCCTTGCCGACGAACTGCTTGCCATCTGGTGGGCGCGCAAGATCACCGTCGTCTTTGTGACCCATCACCTCGAAGAGGCCCTCGCCCTCGGTCAACGCGTCGTGGCCCTGCGCGCCGGGGAGATCGCCCTTGACGCAGCAGCCAGAGAACTCAGCGTAGGGCAACTACGGGAGATGCTGGAAGGGTAG
- a CDS encoding aspartate aminotransferase family protein — MTSTNAKASKWLDAEMRFDSGVYNKHQVVMVRGQGATVWDEGGRAYIDCVAGYGVANIGHCHPDVVRAIQEQAARLIVMPQTLPNDRRAEFLTELVGVLPQGLERVFLCNSGTEAMEAAKKFAITATGRSRFVSMKRGFSGRSLGALAFTWEPKYREPFGEAVDNKHVDFVTYGNVGELRAAVTDQTAAVIMEPVQGEGGVRPVSREFIQAAREITREKGALLILDEIQTGFCRTGKMFASEHFGVVPDGMTLAKAMAGGVPVGAFAMTGEVADRMPAGGHGTTFGGNPLAMAAGIAAIRAMKRENMAEQAREKGTYFMERLRAIRSPKIREVRGLGLMIGVELKEKSAPYIAALEHEEGVLTLAATPLVVRFLPPITISREQIDQVVAAFERVLNTVNPREVPAQEVREDKQTE, encoded by the coding sequence ATGACGAGCACGAACGCGAAGGCAAGCAAGTGGCTCGACGCCGAGATGCGTTTTGATTCCGGCGTCTACAACAAGCATCAGGTCGTGATGGTGCGCGGCCAGGGCGCCACGGTCTGGGACGAGGGGGGCCGCGCGTACATCGACTGCGTGGCCGGGTACGGCGTGGCGAATATCGGTCACTGCCACCCCGACGTGGTGAGGGCCATTCAGGAACAGGCCGCCCGATTGATCGTGATGCCGCAGACCCTGCCCAACGACAGGCGGGCCGAGTTCCTCACCGAACTGGTGGGCGTGCTGCCGCAGGGTCTTGAGCGCGTCTTTCTGTGTAACAGCGGCACCGAGGCGATGGAGGCGGCCAAGAAGTTCGCCATCACGGCGACGGGCCGCTCGCGCTTTGTCAGCATGAAGCGCGGCTTTTCGGGCCGCTCCCTGGGGGCGCTGGCCTTTACCTGGGAACCGAAGTACCGCGAGCCCTTTGGGGAGGCGGTCGACAACAAGCACGTAGACTTTGTGACGTACGGGAATGTCGGTGAACTGCGCGCCGCGGTGACGGACCAAACCGCCGCTGTGATCATGGAACCCGTACAGGGCGAGGGCGGCGTGCGTCCGGTCAGCCGCGAGTTCATTCAGGCAGCGCGCGAGATCACCCGCGAAAAGGGTGCCCTGCTGATTCTCGACGAGATTCAGACGGGATTTTGCCGCACCGGCAAGATGTTTGCCTCCGAACATTTCGGCGTGGTGCCCGACGGCATGACCCTGGCCAAGGCGATGGCGGGCGGCGTGCCGGTGGGGGCCTTTGCGATGACGGGGGAGGTCGCGGACCGCATGCCCGCAGGTGGTCACGGCACCACCTTCGGCGGGAATCCGCTCGCGATGGCCGCTGGCATCGCCGCCATCCGCGCCATGAAGCGCGAGAATATGGCCGAGCAGGCCCGCGAGAAGGGCACCTACTTCATGGAGCGGCTGCGCGCCATTCGCTCCCCCAAGATCCGCGAGGTACGTGGCCTGGGTCTGATGATCGGCGTGGAACTCAAGGAAAAGAGCGCCCCCTACATCGCCGCCCTCGAACACGAGGAGGGTGTCCTCACCCTGGCCGCCACGCCGCTCGTCGTGCGCTTCCTGCCGCCCATCACCATCAGCCGGGAGCAGATCGATCAGGTGGTCGCCGCCTTCGAGCGTGTGCTGAACACGGTGAACCCACGTGAGGTCCCCGCGCAGGAGGTGCGGGAGGACAAGCAGACGGAATAG
- a CDS encoding nitrite/sulfite reductase translates to MSDIEALKKEIPPFKVFELIPQFAAQGFIDPDKIDLLKWAGVYPQRPQEDGYLMMRVKVPTAEFSSDTLRVVAGISEEFGRGFLDVTDRQAFQFHWLRIEQVPQIFERLEHAGLLHTKGACGDTVRAVIASPLAGLDAREVIDVRPLAAAMEGTLSGNPDFQDLPRKFKISLTGTPELEGVHLINDIGFLAHRVGDEVGFDVWVGGGLGALAHLAKRLGVFLRPEEVVEVGQAITAAYRDHGYRVSRKKSRLKFLIKDIGVERFREMVETQYLGRRLTDGPPAPVARFGGNDVLGIHPQRDGLNYVVVATTVGRIDPFKARRLAELADRYGQGVLRTTAFQNMMIPHVKSEDLAALSAELEAIDLAPKTTLRGTTIACTGTQFCRLALTETKARTAALVNDLEPKFSDLDVPFTINLTGCSNACTRYQVADLGFMGSLRGEEEVFQVHLAGSIGQAQRTGTKLKGFVPGTRLNEYTEAVLADFRANKRPGESFVEYADRVGHERFAPDTLLKPDEEAVLA, encoded by the coding sequence ATGAGCGATATCGAAGCCCTGAAAAAAGAGATTCCGCCCTTTAAGGTGTTTGAGCTGATCCCGCAGTTCGCCGCCCAGGGGTTTATTGACCCCGACAAGATCGACCTGCTGAAGTGGGCGGGCGTCTATCCCCAGCGCCCGCAGGAAGACGGCTACCTGATGATGCGCGTCAAGGTCCCGACCGCCGAGTTCTCGTCGGACACGCTGCGGGTGGTGGCGGGCATCTCGGAAGAGTTCGGGCGCGGCTTTCTGGACGTGACGGACCGCCAGGCCTTTCAGTTCCACTGGCTGCGCATCGAGCAGGTGCCGCAGATCTTTGAGCGCCTGGAACACGCGGGCCTGCTGCACACCAAGGGGGCCTGCGGCGACACGGTGCGCGCGGTGATCGCCTCGCCGCTCGCGGGCCTCGACGCCCGTGAGGTGATCGACGTACGGCCCTTGGCTGCCGCGATGGAAGGAACGCTGAGCGGCAACCCCGACTTCCAGGACCTGCCCCGCAAGTTCAAGATCAGCCTGACGGGGACGCCCGAGCTCGAAGGCGTTCACCTCATCAATGACATCGGCTTTCTGGCCCACCGCGTCGGCGATGAGGTCGGCTTTGACGTGTGGGTAGGCGGCGGTCTGGGGGCACTCGCGCACCTCGCCAAGCGGCTGGGGGTGTTTCTGCGGCCGGAAGAGGTGGTGGAGGTGGGCCAGGCGATCACCGCCGCCTACCGTGACCACGGCTACCGCGTGAGCCGCAAGAAAAGCCGCCTGAAGTTCCTGATCAAGGACATCGGCGTGGAGCGGTTCCGCGAGATGGTGGAGACGCAGTACCTGGGCCGCAGGCTCACGGACGGTCCCCCCGCGCCCGTGGCCCGTTTTGGCGGCAACGACGTGCTGGGCATCCATCCCCAGCGTGACGGTCTGAACTACGTGGTCGTCGCGACCACCGTGGGGCGCATCGATCCCTTCAAGGCGCGCCGGCTGGCGGAGCTTGCCGACCGCTACGGCCAGGGCGTGCTGCGGACCACCGCCTTCCAGAACATGATGATTCCCCACGTGAAGTCAGAGGATCTCGCGGCGCTCAGCGCCGAGCTGGAGGCGATCGACCTCGCGCCCAAGACCACCCTGCGCGGCACCACCATCGCCTGCACCGGCACGCAGTTTTGCCGCCTGGCCCTCACCGAGACCAAGGCCCGCACCGCCGCCCTGGTCAATGACCTGGAGCCCAAGTTCAGCGACCTGGACGTGCCCTTTACCATCAACCTGACGGGTTGCTCGAACGCCTGCACCCGTTACCAGGTGGCCGACCTGGGCTTTATGGGCTCGCTCCGCGGAGAAGAGGAAGTCTTCCAGGTGCACCTGGCGGGCAGCATCGGGCAAGCGCAGCGCACAGGCACCAAGCTGAAGGGCTTTGTGCCCGGCACCCGGTTGAACGAGTACACCGAGGCGGTGCTGGCCGACTTCCGCGCGAACAAGCGGCCCGGCGAGAGCTTTGTGGAGTACGCTGACCGGGTGGGCCACGAGCGCTTTGCGCCCGACACCCTGCTGAAGCCCGACGAGGAGGCCGTCCTCGCATGA
- a CDS encoding ABC transporter permease — protein MTSLSSLDTTSAPRRPRGRVLLWQLLGLLLLLALWWLVTDVLRLYPPYVFPSPRAVWTEISYGLWGSGPQDGKLLAAIGNSLRRVLLGYVVAVLLGGVIGLLMSAWRPLRDTLGAYLTGIQSVPSIAFVPFAILFFGLNERAVLFVVILEGFIPVALAVSGALLNVPPALRLAGRTLGARGLGLTTGVLLPAAVPSILTGLRTAWSFAWRALVGGELLVSASASLGAQLEVGRNTANMALVIATILIIGMIGGLFDAGLRGLEGRVRRDYGLEVQQ, from the coding sequence ATGACGAGTCTCTCTTCGCTGGACACCACCTCCGCTCCCCGCCGTCCCCGGGGCCGGGTGCTGCTGTGGCAACTGCTGGGTCTGCTGCTGCTCCTTGCGCTGTGGTGGCTGGTGACCGATGTCCTTAGGCTCTATCCGCCCTACGTGTTCCCGAGTCCCCGAGCCGTCTGGACCGAGATCAGCTACGGGCTGTGGGGCAGTGGCCCCCAAGACGGCAAGCTTCTGGCCGCCATCGGCAACAGCCTGCGCCGGGTGCTTCTTGGGTATGTGGTCGCCGTCCTGCTTGGCGGCGTGATCGGGCTGCTGATGAGCGCCTGGCGACCCCTGCGAGACACGCTGGGCGCGTACCTGACGGGCATCCAGAGCGTGCCCTCCATCGCCTTTGTGCCCTTTGCGATCCTGTTTTTTGGACTCAACGAACGGGCGGTGCTGTTCGTGGTGATTCTGGAGGGCTTTATTCCCGTCGCGCTTGCTGTGTCCGGGGCCCTGCTGAACGTGCCCCCGGCGCTGCGTCTTGCCGGGCGAACGCTGGGCGCTCGGGGCCTGGGGCTCACCACGGGTGTGCTCCTCCCCGCCGCGGTGCCCAGCATCCTCACCGGACTGCGCACCGCCTGGAGTTTTGCCTGGCGTGCTCTGGTGGGCGGCGAACTGCTTGTGAGCGCGAGTGCCAGCCTAGGCGCACAGCTCGAAGTGGGGCGCAACACCGCGAATATGGCGCTCGTGATCGCCACCATCCTGATCATCGGGATGATCGGCGGCCTGTTTGACGCGGGGCTGCGTGGGCTGGAAGGCCGCGTTCGCCGTGACTACGGCCTGGAGGTGCAACAATGA
- the cysC gene encoding adenylyl-sulfate kinase, with amino-acid sequence MTGTLNRPEVGTGRVVWLTGLSGAGKSTLANALYAELAARGERVELLDGDAVRENLSKGLGFTKADRDTNVRRIAFVAGLLAKHGVTVLVSAISPYRDTRREVLATLPNATEVFVDAPLEVVTERDVKGLYRRALAGEIPHFTGVSDPYEAPENPDLHLRTDRITVEEGVRQLLAHLEGRA; translated from the coding sequence ATGACCGGCACCCTCAACCGTCCTGAAGTCGGAACCGGCCGCGTCGTGTGGTTGACTGGCCTCTCGGGCGCGGGCAAAAGCACCCTGGCAAACGCCCTGTACGCGGAGCTCGCCGCACGGGGCGAGCGGGTAGAACTGCTCGACGGTGACGCGGTTCGCGAGAACCTCAGCAAGGGGCTGGGGTTCACAAAGGCCGACCGTGACACCAATGTCCGGCGAATCGCCTTTGTGGCGGGCCTGCTTGCCAAGCACGGCGTGACCGTACTGGTCAGCGCGATCAGCCCCTACAGAGACACCCGGCGCGAGGTGCTCGCCACCCTGCCCAACGCCACCGAAGTGTTTGTGGACGCGCCTCTGGAAGTCGTGACCGAGCGCGACGTCAAGGGCCTGTACCGCAGGGCTTTGGCCGGAGAGATCCCCCACTTCACCGGCGTCTCGGATCCCTACGAGGCCCCCGAGAACCCTGACCTGCACCTGCGCACCGACCGCATCACGGTGGAAGAAGGCGTGCGACAACTGCTCGCCCATCTGGAGGGCCGGGCATGA